In Citrus sinensis cultivar Valencia sweet orange chromosome 4, DVS_A1.0, whole genome shotgun sequence, one DNA window encodes the following:
- the LOC102618363 gene encoding shikimate O-hydroxycinnamoyltransferase-like, whose amino-acid sequence MEIHVKESTMIQPAQDTPKHCLRMSVLDLLMPSEHIPAVYFYRRPNGSSKFFEAGLLKEALSKVLVAFYPLAGRLTKDENGRTEIRCNGEGVLFVEAQANCVIDDFGDFESSLKLMQLVPTVDDTKDASFYPLFMTQVTHFKCGGVCIGVMTYHTLIDGTATYHFIKSWAEMTRGIPVTIPPFFDRTILDVGVPKSPAFHHIEYDPPPSMNDPTQNPGTISTAILKLSLDQMKILKEKSKKDHESATKYTRFEIVAAHIWRCVCKARGLSVDQATKLDIPTSGRFKLNPKIPCEYWGNVVFSTTPIALAGDIQSESLNYSTERIHKALKLMDDKYMKSALAFLKQQPDLKVFMRDAKTFNCPNLVITKLADMPMYDVNFGWGPPFLTRPVNANMDGEVCILPSPNDDGGWSVVIDLETNHLQLFKKLFYGIFP is encoded by the exons ATGGAAATTCATGTAAAAGAGTCAACGATGATACAACCTGCCCAAGATACTCCCAAGCATTGCCTACGGATGAGTGTCTTGGACCTGCTGATGCCGTCAGAACATATCCCTGCTGTGTATTTCTACCGCCGGCCAAATGGTTCTTCCAAATTCTTTGAAGCTGGTTTGCTGAAGGAGGCTTTGAGTAAAGTTCTTGTGGCGTTTTACCCACTGGCTGGAAGATTGACTAAGGATGAAAACGGCAGAACTGAGATACGATGCAACGGAGAGGGAGTTTTGTTTGTAGAGGCCCAAGCAAATTGtgttattgatgattttggtGACTTTGAATCAAGCTTGAAGCTTATGCAGCTCGTTCCAACTGTTGATGACACAAAAGATGCTTCTTTCTATCCACTTTTTATGACGCAG GTAACTCATTTTAAATGCGGAGGAGTTTGTATTGGAGTCATGACGTACCATACGTTGATAGATGGAACAGCAACATACCATTTCATCAAATCTTGGGCTGAGATGACGCGTGGCATTCCTGTAACCATTCCACCATTCTTTGATCGAACTATACTAGATGTTGGGGTTCCAAAATCTCCTGCATTCCACCACATCGAATACGACCCACCTCCTTCCATGAATGATCCTACTCAGAACCCTGGAACCATTTCCACTGCAATCCTGAAACTATCACttgatcaaatgaaaattcttaaagaaaaatctaagaAAGACCATGAATCTGCTACCAAGTACACCAGATTTGAGATTGTAGCAGCACATATATGGCGTTGCGTATGCAAAGCACGTGGGTTATCCGTTGATCAAGCTACCAAGTTAGATATTCCCACATCCGGAcgttttaaattaaatcctaAAATCCCATGTGAGTATTGGGGCAATGTAGTGTTCAGCACCACACCGATAGCCTTAGCAGGTGATATTCAATCGGAATCGTTGAATTATTCAACGGAAAGAATTCACAAGGCGCTTAAGCTAATGGATGACAAGTACATGAAGTCAGCGCTTGCTTTCCTAAAGCAACAGCCTGATTTAAAAGTCTTCATGCGGGACGCCAAAACTTTTAATTGTCCTAATCTTGTTATCACCAAATTAGCAGATATGCCTATGTACGATGTTAACTTCGGATGGGGCCCACCATTCCTTACACGACCCGTTAATGCCAATATGGACGGAGAGGTATGCATTTTGCCAAGTCCAAATGATGATGGCGGCTGGTCAGTGGTTATTGACTTGGAAACTAATCACTTGCAGCTCTTCAAGAAGTTATTTTATGGCATTTTTCCTTAA